ACTGAGCATCTTGGAGCGAAAACGAAAGCGACGGTTATCGTTTACGAGTAACTTATCTGTTTGATATTCACTGACTGCCCATAGATAACCTGCTTTAAGCGCTATTTTTTCCGAGAAACGTAAACGGATAAATAATTCACTGTTCAGCGTACCTTTTACGTGGTCGTTGGGTAGCAGGATCGATAAACCCCTTGGACGCGCTTGCTGAAAGGTTTGATGAAGATTTAAAGAGTCTGCTTTGTTATAACCCGCTGAGCCCAAGTGAAAACCCGAACGACGGGCACCTAAGGCCAAACCTAGCAGATCGGCGTTGACTCCGAGATCGAAGCGGTTGAAAAACGATAATTGAAAGCCAATGTTGAAATTAAAGGAAGTAATTGCTGTTCGGATTTGGAGTGTATCAATATTCGGAGCATTGGGGGCAAGTCCTGACTTTCCTTTTGTCAGTGCAGATGGGGCGGTCGTATAATCTAATGTATTGGCTCTCAGATGTGAGCTTCTGATACCCCAGCCCACTTGAAAAATCCCCTTTCGATTCAGCTTTAGGTATTGGTTGTATTGAAAACCCACATTTGATAATTTATTGTCTCCGGCAAAGCCGACGTCAATGCTTTTTCGAATAGGGTTAAATAATTGGGCATAAGAAGGTGTTATAATGAAAGCAAAGAAAATGTATACTAATAAGATAAAAATAGCTTTTTTTTTCATTTTATTCGATATGTTTTTGGAGAGATAACATTTTTATTCCCTACAAAAGAACACGGTTATTACAAAACTCCCAAAATTCTCGAAGTTATTTTTGACAAATAATAAAAAAGCCGGAGGCAGATGCCTCCGGCTTTTTTTCCTAACCTAACCTATGAGAAAAAATCCTGCATCATTATGATGCTGATTCAACCAAACCCGTTACAAATGTCGTGCCTGAGGGTGGAATATTTTAGCGTAGAAATACCTGTTTTAAATAATGGGAACTTAACAACGGATAATTATCTAACGGTTTGCTTATCCAATTTGTCTTTCTTAGCTTGCAACATTGTTCAACTTTTAAATCCTTTTCCCCAATGCCGAAGATTGCAGGAAGCTTTTTTTCAAAAGCTGAAATCGACAAATACCGTGAAGAGTTCAAAAAGTCGCATCAACCTCTGCCCCACGAACCAAAAGACCCCAATCAAAACCGACGGGGGGAATACTTTAGCCGTGAGATTTTACAACAACTCCTGGACACCGGCTGCGATGGCCTGCGTATCTATTACGGTGTTGCACCTGAAAACGACGGCGAGATCCATCCCGAAGGAAAAACCCTGATGCGCCGCCTGTTTCTGGTGCCTGTAAAGATTGATGAAAAAGGGAATGGCAGAGACTTTCAGTTTAAACCCATCAAAAATGCCTCGGGTGAAAAAGACGGGGACGGCGGTAAAGGCGGTGCCGGAGGGGGAGCTCCATGTCCAAATTTCTGTAACCCATAGCTAAATATAATGTTTGAGCGTTTTATAGCAATTGCTGCAGATTTTAGTATCATTATACCTTTTATTTATCTATTGTTAAAAGGGAAAATCCCTTTTACGATAACAGATAACTTGATTTATGTATATATTGTATTTACTCTGGTTAGGAATATTGCATCATTTATTACAATGATGCAGGGTATCTACAATATTTATGTCTACAATTGGTACAATTTGTTAAGTTTTGGGATAATTGCAGTTTTATATTTTCAAATCCTAAATAATTTATATTTCAAAATACTCGTCATTTTTGCCTTAATCTCATTATTCGCAATAGCATTTGTCGATTACAGCACACTTTTTAATGTTAGAACAACCGTGTTTAATAGGTTTTCATACAATGCATCCGGATGCTTTACAATCCTGTTTATTCTGTTTTTTTTATACGAGTTAATTCGGAAATTGCAGGTCAAAAAACTTACTGAGTATCCTCTTTTTTGGTTTAGTTCGGGAGCTTTGCTATATTACTCGGGGACGATTTTTCCATATATTTTTATACAGTATACCTTTAATAATTTGGCAAACCGTAATCAATACTGGATGATTGATGCGGTATTATCCATCATTTTTAGCATTTTTCTTTGTTTTTCCATTTGGTACATGAAACCTGCTAAAACCACTTGATAACTTTTTTTGAAAATACTTGGTATAGCATACTTATTTTGATAAATTTACGAATTATTGTGGGTAAATCTTTCATTTCAACAAATATCCAGCATTATGAAAAAAATATTTATTGTTATTATCCTAACAACATTCGTTCTGGCTTGCCATAAAGATCAAGACGGGAATGTTGATCCACAAAAGGCATTGTTGTCGGCCAACCAAAAGCAGTCAGCAGCGCGGTTAAGCGCTGACGAAGCGCGCGTAGCGGCGAGTCTGGGAGGTATAATTCCCTTTAAAGAAGCAAAATCCCGGATGGAAGCCTATCAAAAAACGAGCCCTGACGAAATCAAAGGTGTTGCTTTTGGGAAAGATATTATCGAAAAACTCATGGACAAAAAAGGAGTGGTGGGCCTTCGGTTTTATTTTACAAAGGGGAAAGACGGCAAAACCTCTCTGGTTTTTGTGGGAATTAATAAAGATGGCAAAGACGTTACAACTACGTCCAATGCACGTTCCAGCGATGAAGAAGGAGTGGGAGGAGACCCTGCACCATGTCCCGGATTCTGTAACGAATAAGTACTTTTCAAGGTGCAGGGTTGGGCTCTAAGCTTCGTAAACATTTTATTTTCTTAAACCGAGCTGTTTGCTCGGTTTTTTTGTGCCGTTAACTAAAAAAGTGCAATGCCCCGATTTTTTCTGCGTATTTTTGAGCGGGTCATACACAGTCATTCAGCTTCATTATGGAATCTCCCTATGTCATCATTCTCGGGACGGGCATCATGCTGATTATGGCAATGTTCATTGTGTTGTTTGTAATGTATTATCAACGCAAACAGATTGAACAGCAGATGCACGTCAAAGACATGGAAGCGGAATTTCAACGCAAGCTTCTGGAAGTTTCTATGGCTTCTACCGAAGCCGAACGTCGACGTATTGCGCAGGATTTACACGATGATATTGGTGCCTTACTATCAGTAACGAAGTTGACATTTAACGCTTTATATGGACAATTGGGTTCTAAAGAGCAGGCAGAACGCCTGGCTAAACAGGTGCGGGAAGCCCTTGACGAAACCATCAGCCATGTACGGCGCATCAGTCGCGAATTGGTACCTACTACCTTGGAGCGTTTCGGCCTGCCGGCAGCGTTGCAGGAGTTTGCGGCCAAAAGTAACAGCAGTAATGCTGTGAGAATTACGTTTGGTTATTCGGGAGATGAAAATATTCGAATGGAACCCAAAGTAGAACTGATGCTATACCGCGTTGCGCAGGAACTCATCAACAATGCGCTGAAACATTCGGAAGGTACTAATGTTCACGTGCAGTTGTCA
Above is a window of Runella slithyformis DSM 19594 DNA encoding:
- a CDS encoding sensor histidine kinase — encoded protein: MESPYVIILGTGIMLIMAMFIVLFVMYYQRKQIEQQMHVKDMEAEFQRKLLEVSMASTEAERRRIAQDLHDDIGALLSVTKLTFNALYGQLGSKEQAERLAKQVREALDETISHVRRISRELVPTTLERFGLPAALQEFAAKSNSSNAVRITFGYSGDENIRMEPKVELMLYRVAQELINNALKHSEGTNVHVQLSLPPQTFGMVVEDNGMGFKLEEVQSRPSPGLGLDSIEGRLRIISGKIQYETAPQKGCRAVVELKQFIPFDKTKKTDGEKVS